AACGAGTGACTTTTCTGGTGTTGACTTTGTAATCTCAACAAAGTCTAAACCTGTCATATTACGTCTGGACGGGGTATAAGGGCCATACTTTTTAATTCCCATTGTATTCTCCTTCTTCCTTTATCACGGTTTTACCGTATAGTCAAAAATTCCTACAGTCCCTCAAAGATCTCGATATCCTTGCTATCTGCTGTCAACTGAATAATAGCCTTCTTTGTCTTTGCAGTCTTACCTGTGGTCAAACCACGGCGCTTGTTCTTTCCGTCAAGGTTCATTGTATTTACAGAAGAAACCTTTGTTCCTGGGAACATCTTCTCTACAGCTTCCTTGATCATTGTCTTGTTAGCCTCTGTATGTACTAAGAAAGTGTACTTCTTATCAGCCATACCAGCCATGCTCTTCTCTGTAATTACAGGCTTGAGGATTACATCATAGTATTTAATGTCTGCCATTATGCGTATACCTCCTCGATTGTATTTACTGCAGCCTTAGAAGCAATAACTGTGTTGTACTTTAAGATGTCATATACATTGATTGTCTTAGGAGAAGCTGTCTTCATTCCCTTGATATTTCTTGTTGAAAGCACTGTATTTGTCTCACCCTCACTGACAACGACAAGACCCTTATTGATCTTTAAGTTATTGAGTGTCTGCTGCATCTTCTTTGTCTTGATCTCGTCCATCTTAAAGTCGTCAACGACAATGAACTTATTCTCATTTACTCTGCTTGTAAGAGCGCTCTTTAATGCAAGTCTTCTCTCTTTCTTATTCAAAGTAATTGTGTAATCTCTAGGTGTTGGTGCGAATACAACTCCGCCACCCTTCCACTGTGGTGATCTTGTTGATCCCTGGCGAGCATGACCTGTTCCCTTCTGCTTCCAAGGCTTTCTTCCTCCACCGCTTACTTCGGAACGGGTCTTTGCCTTTTGTGTTCCCTGACGCTTATTTGCAAGCTGTGCAACTACTGCTAAATGTACAAGGTGCTCATTCACATTTACACCAAAAATTGCATCATTTAACTCTAATGTGTCTACTTCTTTACCGTTAATATCGTAAACAGATACCTTAGCCATCTGTGCGTTCCTCCTTTCTTGTAAAGACTAGTTTGTCTTTACTGTTTCC
This region of Lachnospiraceae bacterium oral taxon 096 genomic DNA includes:
- the rplW gene encoding 50S ribosomal protein L23 — translated: MADIKYYDVILKPVITEKSMAGMADKKYTFLVHTEANKTMIKEAVEKMFPGTKVSSVNTMNLDGKNKRRGLTTGKTAKTKKAIIQLTADSKDIEIFEGL
- the rplD gene encoding 50S ribosomal protein L4, translated to MAKVSVYDINGKEVDTLELNDAIFGVNVNEHLVHLAVVAQLANKRQGTQKAKTRSEVSGGGRKPWKQKGTGHARQGSTRSPQWKGGGVVFAPTPRDYTITLNKKERRLALKSALTSRVNENKFIVVDDFKMDEIKTKKMQQTLNNLKINKGLVVVSEGETNTVLSTRNIKGMKTASPKTINVYDILKYNTVIASKAAVNTIEEVYA